The DNA window GGTTGGCTTATTGTTCTTGGTGAATGCGTACCTGAAACCACACAATAGTAAACAAATGGTCGATGGTTGTTTTTCTTCATCCAAAGAATATTTTGGACTAAACCACAAAAAAACTTTGCCTTGAATAGTGCATCACAGAGTTGTAGTCATATGGAGTACCCAGGTTgttggtttttcttttttcaaaattgtGCTCTTTTCCTGTTACAGAGCATAGGAAAGTTTTAAAGAAAGTGAAATGGGTAAATAAAAGGTAAATCTAGACTTCAAGGCATGCAATAAATGTGCTTGAATgtaaaacataaaagaaaattatgcttctgttatataacaaaatatgaagCATGCCTCAGAAAACTCTTTATTACTGTGATTCACTCTGGCCTATCAAGGTACAGAGATTTTTTAAACTCTCCCTTCCTCTGGAAGGTTTAAAACATAACAGCAAATTTGAACATAATTCTCAGAGGAAATTTAAACAAGGTGTACCATGTATGATGTTCTCATAAATAATCTTGACGTGGCCATCACGGTCGCTGCGGTTCTGTTCATGATGGAACCCGAGAGCATGAATCAGCTCATGCTGAACAATACTAAAATGGACACACCCAGCACGAGCCAGAGATACAACCTGCTCTCCACCTTGGCGGCCCAGATATGAAAAGCAACTGCGCATCACACAAAATGCAAACACATCAGGTATCAGGTTTTACTTTAATGTGAAAGTAAAGCACAATCATTATATTTACATAATAACTGCTGAATGTAGCTATTTAGGGAGAAAGAAACCCTAAACCCAGAGATTTACCCAGACTTAGACATTATGTGGATATAGTCGCTCTGTCCTCGATGAGGCATGAATTGAATGCAGGTTGACTCCTCAAAAGACTTTAAGCCTTTTTCAATCACGCCTTTTTCCTCAGGAGCTATATGGAAGCAATAGATTATTGAACAGAACATGTACAGTCAGGAGGTCAAATTAAAATTAGTGAAGTAAGAGTTGTCACTTACAGTACTGGTTGGAGATTATATATGGCACATAGACTTTTCCATTTCTGTCTCTCTTCCATTTGCACCCATGAGCTGTGCATGGATCTGCATTCTGTAACCCTGTTGCTACAGCGATGTCTCCAAATATGATCACGGCCCCATCTAGTCCCTGTCCTGTATGGGATAGTAACCAGCAATAATCAACAGGCTGATTTTgggaattaaatataaatatgaagaGGCATGAGGAATTTGAAACGCAAGACAATAGCTGTGGTAATACTGTAGTCCTGATTAAGGTTAatcaatatacatttttcattttgataCACATTTGTATCCATAATTACCTGCATGTTTGTTGGCCTCTATTATAGCTGACACTGGCTTATCTCGTTCAATGCTGTTATCTGAGATCAGTAAaccataaaaaaacattaaaaaataaaataaatatcatcaATAGTTGTAGAACTGACAACTAAAATTCATCTTACCAGTTTCCTCAGAGATCTTTTTAAAGATATCCTGTTTAGGATTTTGAAGACATTAGAAGTCTACAAAACtacaaaatatctaaaaaatttcattttcagGTATTGTTGATATGTCTGTTCTTACCTTAACATAACGACTCTGAGCCGGACCAAAGCTCAGCAGAAGAGAG is part of the Myxocyprinus asiaticus isolate MX2 ecotype Aquarium Trade chromosome 2, UBuf_Myxa_2, whole genome shotgun sequence genome and encodes:
- the LOC127455578 gene encoding hatching enzyme 1.2-like isoform X2, which gives rise to MYLLVVVVSLLLSFGPAQSRYVKDIFKKISEETDNSIERDKPVSAIIEANKHAGQGLDGAVIIFGDIAVATGLQNADPCTAHGCKWKRDRNGKVYVPYIISNQYSPEEKGVIEKGLKSFEESTCIQFMPHRGQSDYIHIMSKSGCFSYLGRQGGEQVVSLARAGCVHFSIVQHELIHALGFHHEQNRSDRDGHVKIIYENIIHGKEHNFEKRKTNNLGTPYDYNSVMHYSRYAFTKNNKPTIIPIPDQNVVIGEARRMSPNDITRINKLYCS
- the LOC127455578 gene encoding hatching enzyme 1.2-like isoform X1 gives rise to the protein MYLLVVVVSLLLSFGPAQSRYVKDIFKKISEETDNSIERDKPVSAIIEANKHAGQGLDGAVIIFGDIAVATGLQNADPCTAHGCKWKRDRNGKVYVPYIISNQYSPEEKGVIEKGLKSFEESTCIQFMPHRGQSDYIHIMSKSGCFSYLGRQGGEQVVSLARAGCVHFSIVQHELIHALGFHHEQNRSDRDGHVKIIYENIIHGKEHNFEKRKTNNLGTPYDYNSVMHYSRYAFTKNNKPTIIPIPDQNVVIGEARRMSPNDITRINKLYCST